The Diorhabda carinulata isolate Delta chromosome 12, icDioCari1.1, whole genome shotgun sequence DNA window TTAGGCAGCAGAGTTCCCTTCTATTGGTCTTGTACGCCTCTTTCATTGCTTCAATATCGTCTCGATTTGGGTTGTTTCTTCTCGCCGCACGTTGTTGTACCCTTCTTAATCTGTTGCATAGTGACCGTTTTTCAGCAATGTTTTCATTCCACCAATATGATGTTTCAGTCTTTAGAATTCGATTTTGCGTGCTGTTCTTGCTTGCCATCTGTATCAGCTTGGTTACTGTTTCATGACTCATTTCATCTGGAGTAATGGTAAGCAACTCTATGCAGGCTTTAAAGGCGGTCCAATCAATAAGGGGCCTTATTGAAGTTGTTTTGGTCTTCGCTCTATCTACTTTAATTTCGAATGCGATATATCTGTGCTCTGTCAGTGTTTCGGTATCAAGTATCTCCCAGTTGGTTACTCTTTGAGATACACGATTGGTTGCTATGGTGACATCAATAAAGGACTCGCTATCTCCTCGGATAAATGTGGGCTCATTTCCAGTATTCAGAACCACCAAATCGCGAGCGTTGATCCATTCCACCCAGTATTGACCCTTTTCATCGGTTACAGGTGATCCCCACATTGGGGACTTGGCATTTAGGTCTCCCAGAATAATGGCATCACTGTTGTTCGTTATGTGCTCCATTATACTGTCCACCTCAGTTTTGTAGTCTTCCATGCTGATGTTTGGGGATATATAGCAACATATCAGCTCAAGATCTTTGAGTTTGATAATTACGTGACCATCTCCGACTACGTGGTTTATTACGCTAAGCTTTTTATTTAGAAGTAGGACCCCCACATTATGCCTGCTGTCCTTGATCCAGTTTGCTTCTTTGGTCCTTTTTTTGTTCGGTTCCCCAGTTACCATAATATCAATACCTTGCTGAACTGCGGTGGCATACGCCATGTCTTGGGCTGTATAGGCACGTCCAACGTTGGcttgaagtattttaatattgaacactAAAGTTTTGACCGCGTGCAGTGCTGAGCCTGCGTCTGGTGTCACtaattgcttttgatttttcctttacaAGCTTAAGGTAGTAAGGGCAAGCAGTCTGGTCAGCTCTGTGACCGTCTTTTTTGCATGTTAGGCAATAGCTTTTGTTAGTACAGTCTTTGGCCTTGTGGTTATCTTTGCCGCATTTAAGGCACATCTTCGAGTTATCGGTTCCTTTGCATTCATTGGTGCGGTGGCCAAACTCCAAACATTTGTAACACCTGGTGATTTTGACCCTTGCTCGGACCTGGCACGGTGCCCACCCTATTCTCACAGTATCCATTTTGAGTAATTCGCTGGCCACTCTTCTTTTGACCGCAAGTGTAGCAGTTTGGTTTCCCCTCTGGTTTGGTCTGCAAGAGAGCACTCGGACGTCATCTTCTTTTGCGTTTGCTACGCTTTTCCTGACATCTTGCTCTATCTGTTTTGCGTTCATATCTCCGTCTATGTCCGagatatgaataatgtcttcatctctttTAATTTCTACCTGGGTATCTTTATCCTTGTCCATTATAGCTTGTCTGAGGGcggttacttgatttttttctccaagtaTCTCCATAAGGACATCACCCTTAGCGGTTTTCTTAATGCCTTTTACCTTAACACCCATCTCATCTATGTTCACACTACTCTTGATCGAACGGAGTATGTCAGCATATTGCTTTCCTTCAGATTTGATTATAATCTTCTCTGTTGTCGTCGCTGGTCCTCCCTTACTTGACTTAGGTGCTAGTCGGCTTGGATCTCTAGGTATAATAACTTGCACTTTGACCTCAGATCCTCTGAAGATACCTTCTGCGCACTTTCTAAggtagattttatcaattttgccgAAGGCTACTACTTGAATTTCCGTCACTCCATGGTTTTGAACCTCTGCTTGCAGTTTGCCTAGCAACTGATATAGTTGACCCATGTCGTTTTTCCCTTCTGGGTTGACCTTGTACGGCAGCATGTACATGGTTCTTGACCTTGCTCCATTTTTGCCTTTGCTGAGTATGACCTCGGTGTTCGTCCTCACATATTCAATACACCCTTCCTCAAGTTCTTCGCACATAAGGCTTGTTATTTCCGGAAAGTTGCATTTTAGGTCGCTTTCCGTAGTGGTGGTCAAGGTTACATCAGGGTCTGCTACTATTACCAGGTCTCCTCGAAGCTCTCTAAGCGATCCCAGCTCTGTAACAACGGTGCTTTGGTAGCAGCTTTCTGGCCACTCGAGATGTATTACCTCTTCTAGCCCTGTCCATCCTTTTCTTGCTGTTATTTGCGTCTCAACCCTGGTACGTATTTCATTTGTAAGATCGAGTAACTCTCGTCTTATGTCGGTTTCATCAGCTTGGACTCCTATACTTTGTCTTGCGTAGCTAGGATTATTGTCCTCTGGTTTAGCTAAATTATTAGCAGTTTTGCTCTTACCTGGCGATGATTGCTCAGTGTTGTTTCGCACCATCTGCGTGTGTCTGATGTTTAAAACATCCATTCTTCTGTTCAGGGTTGCCATTATGCTTACGAGCTCTCTCGTTATTGCcttgatttcagtttttgtctttgtactcactttgacttcattttttaattcgtcgacttttttattaagactacCCAAGGCGGTCATAGCAGCAGTCATCTCTTGGCTAGTATCATCCGGGATATGCTTTCCATGTGAGTCTCgctttcgtttctttttgtcTGGACTGGTATTTTTTGCCAGTCCATCGTGACTGTTGTCGCTACTTGCTTCGTACGCCGTGTTACTGTGGCTCCCAGTCTTGTCATCTTGACGTGTGCCAGAGTTTGTCTCTAGGCTAGCAAAAACATCATCCGTGGCAGAGGCAGTTGAATCTTTGCGATTCATTGGTGGTGTTCTTGCCAATGAGGATCTCCTAACACTAGGGTCTGTAGTAAACATCCAGTGATACCCTGTTGGGGTCATATCTCCTTCATTTTGTCCTTTGTCTTCTAAAGACAATGCAGTTTTTTC harbors:
- the LOC130900276 gene encoding uncharacterized protein LOC130900276 produces the protein MAYATAVQQGIDIMVTGEPNKKRTKEANWIKDSRHNVGVLLLNKKLSVINHVVGDGHVIIKLKDLELICCYISPNISMEDYKTEVDSIMEHITNNSDAIILGDLNAKSPMWGSPVTDEKGQYWVEWINARDLVVLNTGNEPTFIRGDSESFIDVTIATNRVSQRVTNWEILDTETLTEHRYIAFEIKVDRAKTKTTSIRPLIDWTAFKACIELLTITPDEMSHETVTKLIQMASKNSTQNRILKTETSYWWNENIAEKRSLCNRLRRVQQRAARRNNPNRDDIEAMKEAYKTNRRELCCLIKESKKKYWNDICKELDNNIWGDAYKLVAKKLNTLKPYELDIEKKSEIVAVLFPPGNDKWRYPEKEAPAPPFTAEELRKVAQSIKCGKSPGIDQIPPKAIKIVADCAPDWLLGMMNKLLQNRNFQMNGKLQRWF